Proteins co-encoded in one Gleimia hominis genomic window:
- the rpsR gene encoding 30S ribosomal protein S18 encodes MAKPKLRKPIQKKMTVPRAPKIGKIDYKDTALLRKFVSDRGKIRARRVTGVSVQEQRLIAKAVKNAREMALLPYSSSGR; translated from the coding sequence ATGGCGAAGCCTAAACTTCGCAAGCCGATCCAGAAGAAGATGACCGTTCCACGGGCACCTAAGATCGGGAAAATCGATTACAAAGACACCGCACTGCTACGCAAGTTTGTGTCGGACCGCGGTAAAATCCGGGCTCGTCGCGTAACCGGCGTGTCCGTGCAAGAGCAGCGTCTGATCGCTAAGGCCGTTAAGAACGCGCGCGAAATGGCTCTGCTGCCCTACTCAAGCTCTGGCCGCTAA
- a CDS encoding single-stranded DNA-binding protein: protein MAGDTIITIVGNLTADPEIRYTNSGAPVANFTVASTPRTFDRQSGGWKDGDTLFMRCSVWRETAENVADSLSKGMRVIVQGRLTQRSFEARDGGQRTVVEMQVDEVGPALRFARAQVTRNQSNYGGSGGYNQGGMNNSGGQSSFGGGYQQQNTGNYNAAPGGSSDDPWATDGAPAYNEDPPF from the coding sequence ATGGCCGGAGACACAATCATCACGATTGTCGGTAACTTAACTGCCGACCCGGAGATTCGGTACACCAATTCTGGTGCGCCAGTAGCTAACTTCACGGTAGCTTCCACACCACGCACCTTCGACCGCCAGTCCGGTGGTTGGAAAGACGGCGACACGTTATTTATGCGCTGCTCCGTGTGGCGTGAAACAGCCGAGAACGTAGCGGATTCCCTGTCGAAAGGCATGCGCGTAATTGTGCAGGGGCGGTTGACGCAACGCAGTTTCGAAGCGCGTGACGGCGGCCAGCGGACCGTAGTTGAAATGCAGGTTGACGAGGTAGGCCCCGCGCTGCGGTTTGCGCGCGCACAGGTTACCCGCAACCAGTCGAACTACGGCGGTAGTGGCGGTTACAACCAGGGTGGTATGAACAACTCCGGTGGTCAAAGCTCGTTCGGGGGCGGCTACCAGCAGCAGAACACGGGTAATTACAACGCGGCCCCCGGTGGGTCGTCGGACGACCCGTGGGCAACTGATGGGGCGCCCGCTTACAACGAGGACCCACCTTTCTAA